The genomic interval CGGCGGCCGGCGGCATCTGGATCCTCGGCTCGGCGCTGCCGCTGGTCATGACAGTCGCGCTCTATGCGCTCGAATTTCTGGTCGCGTTCCTGCAGGCGTACGTGTTCGCACTGCTCACCTGCATCTACCTGAACGACGCCCTTCACCCTGGCCACTAAGGCCGACGTTAAACGAAAACCTGGAGTAGGAAGACTATGGACGCTGAAGCAGCGAAATTCATCGGGGCCGGTATCGCTTGTATCGGCATGGGCGGCGCGGGCATCGGCGTCGGCATCATCTTCGGCAACTTCCTGCAAGGCGCGCTGCGCAATCCGTCGGAAGCGCCGAAGCAGTTCGGCAATCTGATCTTCGGCTTCGCCGTGACCGAAGCGCTCGGCATCTTCTCGCTGCTGATCGCGCTCCTCCTGATGTTCACCTAAGCGGAGCTGAAGCTCATGGCGGCTCATCCGCCCGTTGATCCTCACGCGGTAGAAGCAGCGCACGGCGCGGCGGATACGGCTGCGCATGGCGCGAGCGGTGGTTTCCCGCCGTTCGATGCGCTGACGTTCGGGACGCAACTGTTCTGGTTCGCGGTCACGTTCGTGCTGCTCTACCTCGTGGTGTCGCGGTTTGTGCTGCCGACGGTTGGCGGCGTGCTGGCAAAGCGCGCCGGTACGATCGCCGGCGACCTCGACCAAGCGGCGCAGAAAAGCGCCGCCGCCGAAGAGGCGCGCGTTTCGATGGAACGCGCCATCGCCA from Terricaulis silvestris carries:
- a CDS encoding F0F1 ATP synthase subunit B family protein, with translation MAAHPPVDPHAVEAAHGAADTAAHGASGGFPPFDALTFGTQLFWFAVTFVLLYLVVSRFVLPTVGGVLAKRAGTIAGDLDQAAQKSAAAEEARVSMERAIAKARADARSMIEAARTDVMAKLNAEQEAAEKRLTDRIATAEASVDAARKKALAEVPAIADQLARDIADKIAPVSTPARQRVAGEA
- a CDS encoding F0F1 ATP synthase subunit C codes for the protein MDAEAAKFIGAGIACIGMGGAGIGVGIIFGNFLQGALRNPSEAPKQFGNLIFGFAVTEALGIFSLLIALLLMFT